One window of the Triticum dicoccoides isolate Atlit2015 ecotype Zavitan chromosome 3B, WEW_v2.0, whole genome shotgun sequence genome contains the following:
- the LOC119278123 gene encoding CRIB domain-containing protein RIC4-like: MGSREQQRGRRDRFIVIPFSACRSAASVDVVQSKKPQGAGGGGEGTSSSAAPGIKPAKGESLSLVARLLRGFKNLSHQIFAVYDEEDEDEEEPEMVIGLPTDVKHVAHIGWDGSTSTTSSVRSWNRAAPPPGTAAPAAASASTSASASASTSSAAPPPPQAQPPALSARQFELAMAAQASAAATAASAAGTSGAPRRHHHYS; encoded by the exons ATGGGCAGCAGGGAGCAGCAGCGCGGCCGCAGGGACCGCTTCATCGTCATCCCCTTCTCCGCCTGCCGCTCCGCCGCCAGCGTCGACGTCGTCCAGTCCAAGAAGCCCCAAG GTGCtggcggtggcggcgaggggaCGTCGTCGTCGGCGGCGCCGGGGATTAAGCCGGCCAAGGGGGAGTCGCTGTCGCTGGTGGCGCGGCTGCTGCGGGGGTTCAAGAACCTGTCCCACCAGATCTTCGCGGtgtacgacgaggaggacgaggacgaggaggagccggaGATGGTGATCGGGCTCCCCACGGACGTCAAGCACGTCGCGCACATCGGCTGGGACGGCAGCACCAGCACCACCTCCAGCGTCCGCTCCTGGAACCGCGCCGCCCCTCCTCCTGGCACCGCCGCTCCGGCCGCCGCGTCGGCGTCCACCTCAGCCTCAGCCTcagcctccacctcctccgccGCTCCTCCACCGCCACAGGCGCAGCCTCCGGCGCTGTCCGCGCGGCAGTTCGAGCTCGCCATGGCCGCGCAGGCGTCCGCCGCGGCCACAGCCGCATCCGCGGCCGGCACCAGCGGCGCCCCCCGGCGCCACCACCACTACAGCTAG